A section of the Leptospira kobayashii genome encodes:
- a CDS encoding tetratricopeptide repeat protein encodes MSFIHTGLVGKFISLILSLSFAFGILASEDAVLKEAKQAFSRKAYSEAIKKFSKYSDLHPSEGVGNMYMGYIYEYKKDYPKSIQNFRKAAELNLDKDQRKTVLLKLALFFNYHQDWNLAATYSSRYLKYDSKNEEMQKIYNRAVGNRGNPGSNTSYVHVIKPQETKKDDKVKDDRQDKKDNSKQQSQNSLEDGSEAQKSSADLEKSVAANPNNEELRWEYSLALFDEKKYDLAEENIKILLEKDPSRTRYHYKMGIVKLRKDDPKAAIESFEKARKNPFSKETNVFFYYVYLNEGLAYQKLNQLEQAEESYKAAFKQVQKDPPLLGLARLNHQKSEWVACSEHADNAVAIAGQTESHMFRFVCLGELGKSGSKFQNSFDKYHQFLESNFPDPKKSPDKYKVGFLRLARHLTTLGKEANAEKYFASLENEADVNTTREYLFYRGKNLFYLGKSDDAIPLLQKVPSSSAAYFLLARIYAKKGDLNSTKSNLKLAGGLKDEYWSMANTEADFAEFRKDPKFVQFINRKGSDDVAPKEPPAGNSKSTPLPSVPLQSKNP; translated from the coding sequence ATGAGTTTCATACATACTGGACTTGTGGGAAAATTTATTTCCTTAATTCTAAGTCTATCCTTCGCCTTTGGTATTCTTGCTAGTGAAGACGCCGTTCTGAAAGAAGCAAAACAGGCGTTCTCCAGAAAAGCATATTCGGAAGCGATCAAAAAGTTTTCAAAATATTCCGACCTCCATCCTTCGGAAGGGGTTGGAAATATGTACATGGGTTATATATATGAATATAAAAAAGATTATCCCAAGTCGATTCAGAACTTTAGAAAAGCCGCCGAACTCAATTTAGATAAAGACCAAAGAAAAACAGTTCTGCTCAAGTTGGCTTTATTCTTCAATTATCATCAGGATTGGAACCTTGCAGCTACTTACTCTTCCCGTTACTTGAAATATGATTCCAAAAACGAAGAGATGCAAAAAATTTACAACCGTGCTGTCGGCAACCGGGGCAATCCAGGTTCAAACACAAGTTATGTGCATGTCATCAAGCCGCAAGAAACCAAAAAAGATGATAAAGTAAAAGACGACCGCCAGGATAAAAAGGACAATTCCAAACAACAGTCTCAAAATTCTTTGGAAGATGGTTCCGAAGCTCAAAAATCGAGCGCCGATTTGGAAAAATCGGTCGCAGCCAATCCTAACAACGAAGAGTTGCGTTGGGAATACTCTCTGGCTTTATTTGATGAAAAAAAATACGATCTGGCCGAAGAAAATATAAAAATACTTTTAGAAAAAGATCCTTCCCGCACCCGCTATCATTATAAAATGGGGATCGTAAAACTTCGTAAAGACGATCCTAAAGCCGCAATCGAATCTTTCGAAAAAGCGAGAAAAAACCCTTTCTCAAAAGAAACCAATGTATTTTTCTATTATGTTTATTTGAACGAAGGACTTGCTTATCAAAAACTAAATCAATTGGAGCAGGCTGAGGAATCTTACAAAGCAGCCTTCAAACAGGTTCAGAAAGATCCTCCTTTGCTTGGTTTGGCAAGATTGAATCATCAAAAATCGGAATGGGTTGCTTGCAGCGAACATGCTGATAATGCGGTTGCCATTGCGGGACAAACGGAATCTCATATGTTCCGTTTTGTCTGTTTGGGAGAACTGGGAAAGTCCGGTTCAAAATTTCAAAATAGTTTTGATAAATACCATCAGTTTTTAGAATCCAATTTTCCTGACCCGAAAAAATCACCTGACAAGTATAAGGTTGGATTCCTCAGATTGGCGCGTCATTTGACGACTTTGGGAAAAGAGGCCAATGCGGAAAAATATTTTGCGTCTTTGGAAAATGAAGCGGATGTAAATACGACAAGAGAGTATTTGTTTTACCGCGGCAAAAACTTGTTTTACTTGGGGAAGTCGGATGATGCGATCCCTCTTTTACAAAAAGTTCCGAGTTCTTCCGCCGCCTACTTTTTGTTAGCTAGAATCTATGCCAAGAAAGGTGATTTGAATTCCACAAAATCGAATCTGAAACTTGCGGGTGGATTGAAAGATGAGTATTGGTCAATGGCGAATACGGAAGCTGATTTTGCCGAATTTCGAAAAGATCCTAAATTCGTTCAATTTATAAATAGAAAAGGTTCGGATGATGTGGCTCCGAAAGAGCCACCTGCGGGAAATTCGAAATCTACTCCTCTTCCTTCTGTTCCTTTGCAGTCGAAGAACCCTTAA
- a CDS encoding KpsF/GutQ family sugar-phosphate isomerase: protein MKNILKIVERALDDEIASIQHFRDNLDERISECVELILNSKGKVVVTGVGKSGDIAQKISHTMSSTGTAAIFLHPTDAAHGDSGVVGKGDVVLAIGKSGESEELNYILPTLKNLGAKVVGITANPKSKLAELSDILILTPILREACPLELAPTSSTTIALMLGDAIAMALMELKNFQADDFALYHPAGRLGKRLSLHISDVMRKDDKNAFVTEHAGLDEILKEITRKGLGATGVVDSEGILLGLITDFDIRKALTNKKLTEGVTAKEMMNVSPSYFSPEEKAYDVLTKMENRERPISVAPVVTKDKKFVGMVSLHDLLQKGL, encoded by the coding sequence TTGAAAAATATATTGAAGATCGTAGAACGTGCGCTCGACGATGAGATTGCCTCCATCCAACATTTTAGAGACAACCTGGACGAACGCATTTCCGAATGCGTAGAGCTGATTTTAAATAGCAAAGGAAAAGTTGTAGTTACCGGCGTGGGTAAATCGGGAGATATTGCACAAAAAATTTCCCACACAATGTCTTCCACCGGAACAGCTGCCATATTCTTACATCCGACTGATGCGGCTCACGGAGATTCGGGCGTTGTAGGAAAAGGCGACGTGGTTCTCGCCATTGGAAAAAGCGGTGAGTCGGAAGAATTAAATTATATTTTACCCACTTTGAAAAACCTAGGTGCAAAAGTAGTAGGCATTACGGCAAATCCCAAATCCAAACTCGCGGAACTTTCCGATATTCTGATCCTTACCCCTATTTTACGGGAAGCCTGTCCGCTGGAACTAGCCCCTACTTCTTCGACTACCATTGCACTTATGCTAGGTGATGCAATAGCAATGGCACTGATGGAATTGAAAAACTTTCAAGCCGACGATTTTGCACTATACCATCCTGCCGGAAGATTGGGAAAAAGACTTTCACTACATATATCGGACGTTATGCGCAAAGACGATAAAAACGCATTCGTTACCGAACATGCAGGATTGGATGAAATCCTGAAAGAGATCACTCGTAAAGGTCTGGGTGCAACAGGTGTAGTCGACTCCGAAGGGATCTTACTCGGCCTGATCACCGACTTTGATATCAGAAAAGCACTTACCAATAAAAAATTGACCGAAGGTGTTACAGCCAAGGAAATGATGAATGTTTCTCCTTCTTACTTTTCACCGGAAGAAAAAGCTTATGATGTTTTGACAAAAATGGAAAATAGGGAACGCCCCATATCCGTTGCTCCCGTAGTTACAAAAGATAAAAAATTCGTAGGTATGGTTTCTCTACATGACTTATTGCAAAAAGGATTATAA
- a CDS encoding type I 3-dehydroquinate dehydratase, producing MPESFKIVATLGEDDIRHLQKKDTKDIDVLEIRLDLFSRNYIQKEMKKKIKSLGLPALFTYRRAEDSSVKSYVKLFPEDVEGILKDFNDNSNYLDIELNRDDTIFRNYDQLNFRIIYSYHSFKKSIYAKEMRDFIQNAKPVKKKNPVFKFAITPEDIEETAEFMNDIKILSKTNTMIGICMGETGILSRVFGDYFKSSYTYITLGTPKAPGQISIDTFRKLRSDLFKGSSTAKEQKEEE from the coding sequence ATGCCAGAATCGTTTAAGATCGTTGCCACTCTTGGAGAAGATGATATTCGCCATCTTCAAAAGAAAGACACAAAAGATATTGATGTACTTGAAATTCGTTTGGATTTGTTTTCCAGAAATTATATCCAGAAAGAGATGAAAAAAAAGATCAAGTCTCTCGGCTTACCAGCCCTTTTTACATACCGACGTGCCGAAGACAGTAGCGTGAAATCTTATGTGAAATTATTTCCTGAAGATGTGGAAGGTATCCTGAAAGATTTTAATGATAATTCGAACTATCTGGATATCGAGCTTAACCGGGATGATACTATCTTCCGAAACTATGATCAACTCAATTTCAGAATTATATATTCTTATCATTCCTTTAAAAAATCAATCTATGCAAAAGAAATGAGAGATTTCATTCAAAATGCAAAGCCGGTAAAAAAGAAAAATCCCGTTTTTAAATTTGCAATCACTCCGGAAGACATTGAAGAAACCGCAGAATTTATGAATGATATCAAAATTCTTTCCAAAACAAATACTATGATAGGAATTTGTATGGGTGAAACGGGAATCTTATCACGCGTGTTTGGTGATTATTTCAAATCGTCTTATACTTATATTACGCTCGGTACGCCGAAGGCTCCGGGCCAGATTTCGATTGATACATTTAGAAAATTAAGATCCGACTTATTTAAGGGTTCTTCGACTGCAAAGGAACAGAAGGAAGAGGAGTAG